TGGTTGGGCGTAGATTTGTGACTTATAAGGGGGGCTATTGGTTAAACATCAGTTTCAAAAAATTTGATTGTTTGAGTCTCATGTGTTGCATTTCTTTATACCAACTAGGTGCTATATTTGTAATTTATAGTTTAAAGATTAAAAGTGTTCCAATAAATCTTCTTGCATTACTAAAGAAGGATTAAAGTGTTTTCCCGTCTAAGTACAATTTTGTAAAGCAAAATTGATTCCAGTAGTGAAGATGCAAGGGGTGATCTTTAAATCCTGGCGCATATTCTTTCTTGCATGAATTCTCAGGGGGGGGGGCACTACTTATATTAAACCAATTGCATCTGCTTGCAGGAAAGCGTTTTTTTGAGGAACTGGATAGAGATGGTGATGGGCAGGTCACTCTAGAAGATCTTGAAATAGAAATGAAAAAGAGAAGGTTACCTAGGAAATATGCTCGAGACTTCATGAGACGGACCCGAAATCATATTTTTTCAAAATCAGTTGGGTGGAAACAATTCTTGTCATTCATGGAGCAAAAGGAACCGACCATTCTTAGAGCCTATACCACTCTCTGTTTGAGCAAGTCTGGTACGCTGCAGAAAGGGCAAATCTTAACATCCCTTAAAAATGCTGGGCTTCCGGCCAATGAAGATAACGCTGTTGCCATGATGCGCTTTCTGAATGCGGATACTGGAGGATCTATATCCTATGGCCATTTCCGGAACTTTATGCTTCTTCTTCCTTCTGATCGACTCACAGATGATCCACGGTAAGTGTTTTCAGGGTTCGGTTTTCACTATAAATATGTTGGACTCTACTTGGATGTTGATGACAACTTCTCAGCGACCACTATGTTAGTGATTAGTTCTTTCGAATAAATATTTACCATCTGTGgcgtatacttttttttttctttatgtcTTGGTATTTGGTCGGTTCACTTTTGAGGTTTCGGGTAAAACATTGAATATATTCCCTTTGTGTTAATGTTAAATCTTGTAGGTATGTGCTACTTAGGGAACTGAGTGGTATCGTTGCAAAAATATAATTAGTTTAAGAGCACAGTCAGTAATATAGTAGGAGGAGCATAGACATTCAGGGTCAAACTGTCAGATGCACAGGTACATGGTGTTTTAGTCTATCTTTGTTGCTGATAACTTGAATTTGTAAAGTTAGCATCGAGTAATTGGTCATATTATACTTAATAGTTGAACTTGAGCACTAATGATTTGAAAAAAAGATGTGTTACTGGCCTGCATACTTTGTGCTTCTGCCATCACTTTTCTGGTGTCATATCTCCCTCCAGTTTCATTTTAACTTCTGATTACTGCTTTGGGTGCATTGAGTACCTCTTTTCTTCAAATCTAAGATTGAGTCTATATTTACCTTGTATTTCTTTCACATCTATCTGACAACTGTATCTTCTTATTCTGCAAATGGCAGATGGACATACTTTATGCATATGGCCATGTACCAGCTATGCAATCTGTTATACGGCCCTACTAAATCAGATTAACATCCTAGAATGTTGTGTGCAGGAGTATTTGGTTTGAAGCTGCCACCGTTGTTGCTGTCCCACCTCCCGTAGAAATCCCTGCTGGAAGTGTTCTGAAAGCAGCTTTGGCTGGGGGCCTTGCTTGTGCACTTTCTACTTCTCTCCTTCATCCTGTTGATACCATAAAAGTTAGTTCCCTTGCTATTACTCTATATGCAGTTGCATTATTACAGCAATTGATGTCAACTTTAATGGTAAAGCGGATGTAAAAAGTTCGAAAATTGAAAATTATCGTGCCACAGGATGTCATTCTAGGATCTAGGTTACTGTTAGAAATGTCGATGAGATCATTTAGAAATGCCTGAGAGGATAGAGGACGAACGTATGAGCTGAAAAGTCAATAAATATCTTGTTGACGATATATGATCTGAAAGCTAATGGCATGCTCTAGGAACATACAATGCAAATTTAAAGTCAGGACACGCTAGTTATGACAAACTTGCTCCTAGTAAAAATAAGTTAAGTACCATTTTAACTAGGTCGAGACTAAGATTAAAGCTAGGGAGCCATTAGTTTGTTGCAACTCCTACAGAGCTTTCTAATTTGGATAATGCCTCTGATAAAGCTTCCGTCGTAGAGAGTCAAAATTCACTCTTTATTATGCTGAACCATAACTCAATTATTATTTCTATGTTGTGTTTGTACAATAACTCAATTATTCAGTTCATTGGGAATGTGCTAAATAATTAATGTTGTCACAGACTCGAGTGCAAGCGTCAACATTATCCTTCCCCCAAATTATTGCAAAGCTTCCACAAATTGGAGTTCAGGGATTATACAGGGGTTCTATACCAGCTATACTCGGTCAATTTTCAAGGTTGGATCCTCATCTTTGTGTTACTTCTCATGGGACAGCTTAAGTTTTTTGctcagtcttttttttttcccttcaacaGCCATGGACTAAGGACAGGAATCTTTGAGGCAAGCAAGCTTGTATTGATAAATTTTGCCCCCACACTTGCAGAGCTTCAGGTAATAAGCGCAATTGTAATGCTACATCCAGTTAAATAGAAGCATTACTCTTTTCTTCTGTTTCCATGCCTATCATGCTATTGGTACTTACGTAGAAGcgtctttcttattcttgatTTCATGAATATTTTTAGCAAGACTCATGAAGAAATGTTATAGGTTTCACAATGATGTACTGAAACTTGTCAGGTTCCACTCTTCTACTTGTATAAATTTTTATTGAACTATAAAACTTAAAACACACTTGGCAATATAGGTGCAATCTATAGCATCATTCTGCAGTACAATCCTGGGTACAGCAGTGCGGATACCATGTGAGGTGTTGAAGCAGAGGTGTCAGGCTGGTATCTTTGACAATGTGGGAGAAGCACTTGTGGGTACTCTGCGACAAGATGGTATCAAGGGTTTCTTTCGTGGGACTGGTGCCACACTGTGCAGGGAGGTTCCTTTCTATGTTGCTGGCATGGGACTCTATGCCGAGTCCAAAAAGGTTTGTGCCCAACTCTGTGCTTAATTCTCGCATTTAAATGGCATGTCATATGACTTTTTTCCCCCTGTAATTGTTATTGAAGGGTGTTCAGCAGTTCCTGAGACGAGAACTGGAGCCATGGGAAACAATACTTGTAGGCGCATTGTCAGGTGGACTTGCTGCCGTCGTCACAACTCCTTTTGATGTGTTGAAGACAAGAACGATGACTGCCCCTCAGGGTCTTCCCGTTTCAATGTCAATGATAGCCTTCTCCATCCTCCGCCAGGAAGGACCCCTCGGTCTATTTAAGGGAGCACTTCCAAGGTTCTTCTGGATCGCGCCATTGGGTGCCATGAACTTTGCAGGCTACGAGCTCGCACGGAAGGCAATGGACAAAAAGAATGAAGAGCAAATAGCAAATGATCAGCTACCCGAAAAGAAGCTCGCAAATGCTGGGTAATGCTCCTCGAGAACACCCTGCATCTTTATCTGTCGACCAAACAAAACAACTGTAACATTTCTTGGaactttattttgttttgttctttttgCATATATATTCCAGGAGATTTTGTTTTTTACATTTGAGGTGGGCCGAAGTTTTGATAAGTTTGGTACATAAACAGATTAGCAAGAGAATTTGTTAGTTAACGAGCCGCCCTTACTTTTCTATCCTCTAATGTACATTTGATTCTGTTTACACGCTTCTCCATTTTTTGTGGCCATGAAACCAGGATTGAACTTCAACATCACATATTTTGTTAATCatataaatattgaattttaCCATTCGAAGAAAGCCTTTAAAAAATATGGAGATAATACTATATTGAAAGTCAAATATAATTACTGACagttaaaataattttatattgaAATTCAAATATAATTACTGACAGTCAAAATAATCACCGAGTACTATACTGAGTTTgctaactcaaaaaaaaaaaaaaaaatgtctatgaaataaaactaaaaaagaaaaaaactactcTTCACTGCATCCCGTGTCTTTGTTTTTGATCAAGTATTCAAAGTTTTGCGCTTGTTCTCCAACTCGATATCTTGAGTGATAAATCTTCCCCAATACCAGTGATTTTTCAATACTTGGGACACCTCTTCGATTGGGATTCCTTTGGTCTCAGGTACAAAGAAGTAGATGAAAACAGTCATGATGGCCACCATACCACCAAAAAAGAAGA
This portion of the Papaver somniferum cultivar HN1 chromosome 11, ASM357369v1, whole genome shotgun sequence genome encodes:
- the LOC113320651 gene encoding mitochondrial substrate carrier family protein C-like; this translates as MVSRNEQVESFFNSLNAVKDVFSPVESGFKKVAKDLELCWLSQKNGVKYLENFPQFNFVVVETNGKVVESSEKKKKKQFGDVVMVDGRKKGSSTRVTNKTFLANLFQNNGSSKSKTTSELLNKGSSKEKEKEDGSCVNCLQFAMTWSVLVNCFVQAIPTPFKPGKKRFQKQSGKENASQDSCKQPSLVFPFKRKLKKSDAQFDSVFQEEEGDNTRMYKGGQILSLELLVGFLCDQIIQNISKFDEGIQKSCNKSNDKSNMIDDSSNSTEIDHLGLLKSMFKGRKADVNSFLGNLSFARVGGVPSSMVGVPSVKEEDEDIESNANKEEPESNTPQKIATGLLNIPLSNVERLRSTLSTVSLSELIELVPQIGRPSKDEHPDKKKLFSVQDFFRYTESEGKRFFEELDRDGDGQVTLEDLEIEMKKRRLPRKYARDFMRRTRNHIFSKSVGWKQFLSFMEQKEPTILRAYTTLCLSKSGTLQKGQILTSLKNAGLPANEDNAVAMMRFLNADTGGSISYGHFRNFMLLLPSDRLTDDPRSIWFEAATVVAVPPPVEIPAGSVLKAALAGGLACALSTSLLHPVDTIKTRVQASTLSFPQIIAKLPQIGVQGLYRGSIPAILGQFSSHGLRTGIFEASKLVLINFAPTLAELQVQSIASFCSTILGTAVRIPCEVLKQRCQAGIFDNVGEALVGTLRQDGIKGFFRGTGATLCREVPFYVAGMGLYAESKKGVQQFLRRELEPWETILVGALSGGLAAVVTTPFDVLKTRTMTAPQGLPVSMSMIAFSILRQEGPLGLFKGALPRFFWIAPLGAMNFAGYELARKAMDKKNEEQIANDQLPEKKLANAG